The sequence below is a genomic window from Paenibacillus silvisoli.
GGGAAATGCATTCGATTTGTTTTTTAAAGAGTTATTCATGATATAATAACTCGACTCTTTAGAAAAGGGATTGGAGCCAATGATGAAAGCAGACAAGTTAGCCTCCTTAATTTGATTAAGATATAAAAAATTTAGGAGGCATTTTCTATGGTCTTTACAAAAATTGATTTAGACAATTGGAAGAGAAAAGAAATATTCAATCATTTTTTGAATCAACATACGACCTTTAGTATAACTACGGAAATTGATATAAGTGTTTTGTACCGAATCGTAAAACAGAAAAAATATAAATTTTATCCTGCTTTTATTTTCTTGGTAACAAGTGTGATAAATTCAAATCCTGCTTTTAGAACTGGTTACAATAGTGATGGTGATTTAGGTTATTGGGATAAATTAGACCCGCTATATACGATTTTTGATCATGAGTCTGAAACATTCTCCGGTATTTGGACTGACGTGAGGAATGATTTCCAAGAGTTTTATGATTGCTACCTCTCGGATGTAAAAAATTATCATGGTTCGGGAAAATTGTTTCCAAAATCGCCTATCCCGGAAAACACCTTTTCTATTTCTATGATTCCATGGACGTCATTTACTGGATTTAATCTAAATATCAATACTGACATTAACTATTTACTTCCTATTATAACTGCAGGAAAATTCATTATTAACGGTAATTCCATTTATTTACCTCTATCCTTACAAGTCCACCACGCTGTTTGCGATGGTTATCACGCTGGATTGTTTATGAACTCTGTTCAGGAAATGGCAGATAATCCGAAGGATTGGATTAAATAATAGGAGATCTTGCCGTCCTCAATGGATTGTGTCCGTAGACAATACAAAAACCACTTGAATTTTCAAGTGGTTTTTCATTTTTCAGCATGTTCGGACCTATTCAACAAAAATTTTCTTACCTAGTTCTTTAATAGAGGGCTTATAGTCCCCTGAAGTGTCAATATCGAAAATAGGGACGTCAATCCGGGGTTCCTCATAAGGGCTCACACTCAGTTCAATTCCTTTTCTGGCCAAATCAACTCCTTTATCGCCATGGAAGTACTCCCGAAGCGGATTGTCCAGCCCCCGCCTTACAAACCTATCGAGCGCGATCTTTTCGTCAACCTTGCAAATCAATAAACAGACCTGCGCCTTCACCATGAACGGTTCAAGAAAGGTGGACCATATCTTGTGCTGGAATGCAGCTTCAGCAATAACCGACACGTTGTTTGTTATCAGTCCCATGAGCGTGTCAAAGAAAATTTCCGTAGCCGTTAAATTGGCTTCCTCCGGCAGCTCGTTATGTCTTTTTCCTAAAGTATGCACATACCCCTCTTTAATCTGATCCCGGCTGATTACTGGCATACAAATCTCATTACCAAGCTCCTTAGAAAAGGTTGTTTTCCCTGAACCCGGCCTACCCGTAACAATTATTAAATGCGGCTTTGGCATGTCCTTCCCTCCATTGGAAAAAGCGAAATATACAATACGGCCCATTAAAATGTAATTGGTCCCCTTTACCTAGGCGGCTGCATAATATAAAGCGGTAATCATCGAGAGGAGAATGCGCATGAACTTTGGTTCTCGGCACACGCAATGGCAACATCGTATGTACAACAACTGGGGCTACCCCCATTGGAGCTATAACAACGTAAATCCTCATCTTTCGAACATTACATTAAAAGATTACGGCCCATTACCATTAGTATTGAATATTGACTTAGCAACTAAACAAAACAACAATTACCGCACCACGATATGGACGGGAAAGCATTTCCAAGTAACATTGATGAGTATTCCTGTTGGCGAAGATATCGGATTGGAAGTCCATCCGACAACTGACCAATTCGTACGAATTGAACATGGTCAAGGACTTGTTCAAATGGGTGACAACAAAGAGCATTTAGATTTTCAAGCAATGGCAGCTGATGGCTACGCAATCATGATACCTGCAGGAAAATGGCACAATGTAACCAATACAGGAAATCGCCCTCTCAAAGTATATGTGATCTATGCACCGTCACAGCACCCATTTGGTACAGTACACGAAACGAAAGCAATTGCAATGGCTTCTGAATAAACATCGATAAAACAAAGAAGTAAGGGAACGGGATCCTTTACTTCTTTGTTTTATCGATGTTGCCATCCTAGTCGGTTGGGTCCAGTGCCACTCGCTCATCAATCCGCCGGATACAGGTTTTCAGGTCGACCTCAAGGACAAACACGCTGTCGAAGAGATCAATGAATTTGTGGAAATTCCGCGAACCACCGCAGAAAAAAATGGCGTGGTAGCCGCGCCGCTGCAAACAATAAAAAACACCAGGTGAAATTGAATTCACCCGGTGTTTTCCTGCTTACATTTCGCATCCCATACACGGGCCAATGAGTGGGCTTTAACCACTAAGTTGCCACTCCATCCCGCTCGTTTATGGGCGTCGTTATCAGGAAGAACTTGTCAGGTGATAAAAAACACTGGAACCAATTTTATTGATTCCAGTGTTTTTGTTTCGCTATGTGATAAACCAAGAAAATAAAATGTCTGGAACCACCAGTAACTACCATTAAAAGAAAGTTAGAAACAGATGCGCTACTCAAGTAAATAGAAAAGACGTAACTCGATGAATTTTGTTATTATTGCTCCTGATGTCTATTAATTCATATCGTGACCCACAATTGCATGAAATGCTTCCTTGGCAACCTTCTTTCAATTAACACTCCTCAATATATCGCCATCACTGTTTCCAGCTTCACCACCACATGGGCCAACAACTTGAACAGCATATGAATTAAAGCTCATTTCATTATACTAATTGAGAAAGGAATTAACCTTAATAACCTCAGCTTTTACTCACCGTTTAACCCTGAGCGTATTTTGTTTACTTCTGAATATAAGACATCATACAGCTCTCGTATTAATTTCGTTTGCAGAATATAATACCCATCTTTTATAAATATCGGCAATGATCCATCTAAGTCCTCATTTAAAAATAAAAAGTAATTTTCTTTAACTTGCTCATCTAGTTTTAAATGATGTGCCGCGTTTCTGTATACTCTAATTTTATGAAGAACTCTTTGGATTTTAGGAAAGTAATTCTTAAAGTCAACAAAGAAGTAACTATTCCCCTTCCCCTTATTGAGCACCTCAATTAAAGATTGCATGACCGTATTTGCAAAATTCTCGAATCTCTCCTCGGTAGTAGCAGTTGGTACACTTAACAACCTCTGTAAATTAGGGATTGCTCCGCCACCAATCCACCCCTTACCATTTATTGATAGCAGGTATTCATCAATATAAATAACCATCTCTGAAATACTTTTTAATTTGCCCTCTATTTCCCTCTTATTAATTAACTCAGTATATAAGGTTTCATTCGACTCTTCAAAATAAAAGTTTTTTGCAATTTGGATTTCTGGGTGCTGCTCTAATAAAAAACCTTCTTCAGTCATAGTTCGGTCATTTTTAACCAATCCTATATTATGTTCTATTAACTTAGATACAAACCCTTTCTTTGTATCTATGAGGACACACTTGTTCGTGTAATCGGCAACATTACGAATTATAAATAAACCTTCGTACTTGCTTCTAAGTTCCAAAAGTTTCTCATACTGCTTCTTTAGTAGCTCATTAGCGAACTGTCTTCCAGAAACAATATAGTATATCTTTACTTTTTTCTTTAATAGTTCAATTAACTTTGAAATTAATTTATCTGTTGGGACATGCATTTCAACAAGAGGCATGCTTATATCTAATTGAGTTTTGACTTCATCCATCAACTCATACATATATGAATACAATTTACCAGGACCAACTATCTCAGTATCACTTTTTAATAAAGATTCATACTTAATGTCAGTATATTGTTTGAAATATAAATCTTCGTTTATTTTGTATATAGATAAACCACGTTCATCAAGTCCTATAAGTGAAACCTCGTATTTCTGTTTATGCTCATTTCCATCATACGCCATTATCCTTACGTTATTATTAGCGTCAGAATAGAGAAGAATACTTATCCTTTTATATTGAGTTTTCTTTGGTCTAATCTTAAGTATTTCTAAAAGTTTACCTGTTGAACTTTCATCATCATCCTCATCTTTATTTAAAGCATGTAGAACATTGTTTACTTCACTAAAGTTAATTAAGTCTTCTTTATCAGGTATTTCAATATATGGATCAACGACTTGAATTCCTAACTCGCGTATGTTTTGTGCAGATATCCAATTTCGAT
It includes:
- a CDS encoding cupin domain-containing protein — translated: MNFGSRHTQWQHRMYNNWGYPHWSYNNVNPHLSNITLKDYGPLPLVLNIDLATKQNNNYRTTIWTGKHFQVTLMSIPVGEDIGLEVHPTTDQFVRIEHGQGLVQMGDNKEHLDFQAMAADGYAIMIPAGKWHNVTNTGNRPLKVYVIYAPSQHPFGTVHETKAIAMASE
- the catA gene encoding type A chloramphenicol O-acetyltransferase is translated as MVFTKIDLDNWKRKEIFNHFLNQHTTFSITTEIDISVLYRIVKQKKYKFYPAFIFLVTSVINSNPAFRTGYNSDGDLGYWDKLDPLYTIFDHESETFSGIWTDVRNDFQEFYDCYLSDVKNYHGSGKLFPKSPIPENTFSISMIPWTSFTGFNLNINTDINYLLPIITAGKFIINGNSIYLPLSLQVHHAVCDGYHAGLFMNSVQEMADNPKDWIK
- a CDS encoding AAA family ATPase, giving the protein MPKPHLIIVTGRPGSGKTTFSKELGNEICMPVISRDQIKEGYVHTLGKRHNELPEEANLTATEIFFDTLMGLITNNVSVIAEAAFQHKIWSTFLEPFMVKAQVCLLICKVDEKIALDRFVRRGLDNPLREYFHGDKGVDLARKGIELSVSPYEEPRIDVPIFDIDTSGDYKPSIKELGKKIFVE